Part of the Cyanobacteria bacterium QS_8_64_29 genome is shown below.
GGCCGATCACAAGGCGCCGCCATGCCTGCTATTGAAATCCCGGAGCGCTTCCAGCTCACCCCCAAGCAGTTCGATCGCCTGGCGCCAGCCAATGAGACAGTGCGGCTGGAGCTAACGGCCCAAGGAGAGCTGCTCGTTATGCCGCCCACTGGTTCAGGCACCAGCGGTCGCAGCGCGCGCATCACGGCCCAACTGACGGTGTGGGCGGATCGAGACGGTAGGGGCAAGGCCTTCGACTCGAGCGGGATGTATGCCCTGCCTAATGGGGCGCGGCGATCGCCTGATGCCTCGTGGGTCGAGCTGAGCCGCTGGCAGGCTCTGACGGCCGAGGAACAGGAGAGCTTTGCACCCCTAGCGCCCGACTTTGTTATCGAACTGGCCAGTCCCAGCGACCTGGAAGTTCAGCGCTACGCGGATCTGCAGGCAAAAATGCACGAATATATCGACAACGGCACGCGCTTGGGGTGGCTGATTGAGCCCCAGACCCAGCGTGTCGAGATTTACCGACCGGGACAGCAGGCCACGATCCGCGAAGCGCCCCAAACGCTCTCGGGCGAGGACGTCCTACCGGGCTTTGAGCTGGATCTGAGCGCTATTTGGTAGGTGCGAGGTTCTGGCGATCGCGGCGCGATCCCCGTTGAATCGAGCCGGAATCGAGAGCGGATGCTACTGCGACTAGCGCTCCAAGGCAGACGAGGAAGGTTGGCGCTTGTCTTTCAATCGCTTGAGTAGCAGTACCAGAATGGCACCTACCAAAGCACCGCTAACGTGGGCTGTATGGCTAATGGCGTCGGCTTGACCGAGGCTTTGTAGCTCGGACAGAAGCCTTTGCACGACGAACTGCCCCAGGATTAAAACTTCCAGCAAGTTGCGCCAGTTCCAGCGAAATTTTAGTAAGACACTAATCGTGAATAACCCAAAAACGGCACCTGATGCACCTGGTCCAATTCCAGCAGAATGGACGAAAAACATAAAGATTCCAGCTCCAATCCCGCAAACGAAATAACTAATGAGAATACCTTTGGCGCCCTCTTCCTCCTCGATTATGCGGCCGAATATAGCAAAAACATGTGGATCGTGAACAGATAAATGTGCTTATACTTGAGAGCCTCGATCCCCATTTCGAGAGGCTCCTGGAGTTTCACTCAACAAGGATTG
Proteins encoded:
- a CDS encoding Uma2 family endonuclease, yielding MPAIEIPERFQLTPKQFDRLAPANETVRLELTAQGELLVMPPTGSGTSGRSARITAQLTVWADRDGRGKAFDSSGMYALPNGARRSPDASWVELSRWQALTAEEQESFAPLAPDFVIELASPSDLEVQRYADLQAKMHEYIDNGTRLGWLIEPQTQRVEIYRPGQQATIREAPQTLSGEDVLPGFELDLSAIW